The following coding sequences lie in one Mesorhizobium sp. NZP2298 genomic window:
- a CDS encoding ribokinase, whose product MIIVIGSINLDLIAKVDRLPSPGETVSGSGFATAPGGKGANQALAAARAGAPVRMVGAVGKDSFAGEALALLREAKVDLSGVGETFASTGTALIMVGDDGENIIAVVPGANASVVPGDLSKAFLKKGDVVLLQHEIPLATVDAALDQARAAGAITVLNTAPFQGDAAAFLGKADYAVANETEFDLYGEALALNGRDRAARMRDFAAKTGRTIVVTLGGDGVMAATPTDFLTIPAMKIAPVDTVGAGDTFCGYFAAGLSSGLTLEKALARAGTAGSLACLKPGAQPAIPLAKDVDQALQKVS is encoded by the coding sequence TTGATTATCGTCATCGGCTCGATCAACCTCGACCTTATCGCCAAAGTCGACCGCCTGCCGAGCCCCGGCGAAACGGTGAGCGGCTCCGGTTTCGCCACGGCGCCCGGCGGCAAGGGCGCCAACCAGGCGCTCGCCGCCGCACGCGCCGGTGCCCCGGTGCGCATGGTCGGCGCCGTCGGCAAGGACAGTTTCGCCGGCGAGGCGCTGGCATTGCTGCGCGAGGCCAAGGTCGATCTGTCGGGCGTGGGCGAAACCTTTGCCTCGACCGGCACGGCGCTGATCATGGTCGGTGACGACGGCGAGAACATCATCGCCGTGGTCCCCGGCGCCAATGCTTCCGTGGTGCCCGGCGACCTTTCCAAGGCCTTCCTGAAAAAGGGCGACGTCGTGCTCTTGCAGCACGAGATCCCGCTGGCGACCGTCGATGCCGCGCTCGACCAGGCGCGGGCGGCCGGCGCCATCACCGTGCTCAACACCGCTCCTTTCCAGGGCGACGCGGCGGCTTTCCTCGGCAAGGCCGATTATGCCGTCGCCAACGAGACCGAGTTCGACCTCTATGGCGAGGCGCTGGCGCTGAACGGCCGCGACCGTGCGGCACGCATGCGCGACTTCGCCGCGAAAACCGGCCGCACCATCGTCGTCACGCTCGGCGGCGACGGCGTCATGGCGGCGACGCCAACCGACTTCCTGACCATTCCGGCAATGAAGATCGCCCCTGTCGACACGGTCGGCGCCGGTGACACCTTCTGCGGTTACTTCGCTGCCGGCCTGTCGTCCGGCCTCACGCTCGAAAAGGCACTGGCGCGTGCCGGTACGGCTGGCTCGCTGGCCTGCCTGAAGCCGGGCGCCCAACCGGCGATCCCGCTGGCCAAGGATGTCGATCAGGCCTTGCAGAAAGTCAGCTGA
- a CDS encoding Hsp20 family protein, producing MSRMTPFSSPLLLGFDAMEKTLERLAKSGDSYPPYNIERLSGADGKTERLRITLAVAGFAESDLDVTTEENQLVVRGRQTDDTEREFLHRGIAARQFQRCFVLADGMRVIAAELKNGLLSIDLDRPESERLVRKINISVKD from the coding sequence ATGAGCCGAATGACGCCTTTCTCCAGCCCGCTTCTCCTTGGCTTCGACGCCATGGAAAAGACTCTGGAACGCTTGGCGAAATCCGGTGACAGCTACCCTCCCTACAACATCGAACGCCTCAGCGGCGCCGACGGCAAGACCGAGAGGTTGCGCATCACATTGGCCGTCGCCGGTTTCGCCGAAAGCGATCTCGATGTCACAACGGAGGAAAACCAGCTGGTCGTGCGCGGCCGTCAGACCGACGACACCGAGCGCGAATTCCTTCATCGCGGCATCGCCGCGCGCCAGTTCCAGCGTTGTTTCGTGCTGGCCGACGGCATGCGGGTGATCGCGGCGGAGCTGAAGAACGGCCTTTTGTCGATCGACCTCGATCGGCCGGAGTCCGAACGGCTGGTACGGAAAATAAACATATCGGTGAAAGACTGA
- the lptB gene encoding LPS export ABC transporter ATP-binding protein, translating into MASLSSLTARLPGRTAGKVSAPATITVDKTKFKGTLIAKGLTKSYKGRKVVSGVTLGVRAGEAVGLLGPNGAGKTTCFYMVTGLVPVDEGTIEIDGFDVTSMPMYRRARLGIGYLPQEASIFRGLNVEQNIRAVLEVVEKDRKVRERNLDELLEEFHISHLRKAPSMSLSGGERRRLEIARALATRPAYMLLDEPFAGIDPIAVADIQQLVRHLTARGIGVLITDHNVRETLGLIDRAYIIHAGQVLTHGRADEVVANPDVRRLYLGEGFTL; encoded by the coding sequence ATGGCCAGCCTGTCATCGCTGACGGCGCGTCTTCCGGGGCGAACCGCAGGCAAGGTTTCGGCTCCGGCCACGATCACCGTCGACAAGACGAAGTTCAAGGGAACCTTGATCGCCAAGGGCCTGACCAAGAGCTACAAGGGCCGCAAGGTGGTCAGTGGCGTCACACTTGGCGTGCGTGCCGGCGAAGCCGTCGGGCTGCTCGGCCCCAACGGTGCCGGCAAGACGACCTGTTTCTACATGGTCACCGGCCTTGTGCCAGTGGATGAAGGCACGATCGAGATCGACGGCTTCGACGTGACCTCGATGCCGATGTACCGCCGCGCGCGTCTCGGTATCGGCTATCTGCCGCAGGAGGCGTCGATCTTCCGCGGCCTCAACGTCGAGCAGAATATCCGTGCCGTGCTCGAAGTGGTCGAAAAGGACCGCAAGGTGCGCGAGCGCAATCTCGACGAACTGCTCGAGGAGTTCCACATCAGCCATCTGCGCAAGGCGCCATCCATGTCGCTTTCCGGCGGCGAGAGGCGGCGCCTGGAGATCGCGCGTGCGCTGGCGACGCGCCCGGCCTACATGCTGCTCGACGAGCCCTTTGCCGGCATCGATCCGATCGCCGTCGCCGATATCCAGCAACTGGTTCGCCACCTGACGGCGCGCGGCATCGGTGTCCTCATCACCGACCATAATGTACGCGAGACGCTTGGCCTGATCGACCGCGCCTACATCATCCATGCGGGCCAGGTGCTGACCCATGGCCGCGCCGACGAAGTGGTGGCGAACCCGGATGTGCGGCGGCTCTATCTCGGCGAGGGTTTTACGCTCTGA
- the ptsN gene encoding PTS IIA-like nitrogen regulatory protein PtsN, which yields MDLSDLISVPAILPALKANSKKQLLQLLSERAAAISGIPEREVFDTILQRERLGSTGVGNGIAIPHGKLAGVKRIAGVFARLETPVDFEALDDQPVDLVFLLLAPEGAGADHLKALSRIARVLRDADTVAKIRGTRDATAIHALLSDTQASHAA from the coding sequence ATGGATCTGAGCGATCTTATCAGCGTTCCGGCGATTTTGCCGGCGTTGAAGGCGAACTCCAAGAAGCAGCTTCTGCAATTGCTGTCCGAACGGGCGGCGGCGATTTCGGGCATTCCGGAGAGGGAAGTGTTCGACACCATCCTGCAGCGCGAGCGGTTGGGTTCGACCGGCGTCGGCAACGGCATCGCCATTCCGCATGGTAAGCTCGCCGGCGTGAAGCGGATCGCCGGTGTCTTCGCCCGGTTGGAAACGCCGGTCGATTTCGAGGCGCTGGATGACCAGCCTGTCGATCTGGTGTTTCTGCTCCTGGCGCCGGAAGGGGCGGGCGCCGATCATCTCAAGGCCCTGTCGCGCATCGCCCGCGTGCTGCGCGACGCCGACACGGTTGCCAAGATCAGAGGGACGCGCGATGCCACGGCGATCCACGCGCTTTTGTCGGACACCCAGGCCTCGCACGCGGCCTGA
- a CDS encoding LysE family translocator: MSLELYAAYVLACIVIILVPGPTVTLIIANSIRHGTRAGLANVAGTQAGLAIMIAIVGIGLNTLIAGMGHWFEWVRLIGAAYLIWMGVQMFRSKGTLNADGTARKPRGGFFLQGLLVALSNPKTLVFFGAFFPQFIAPQGNYSLQIVVMGLTAMIFAAMSDSTYALAAGRAGRLLSASRIKLMSRISGSFLVGGGLWLAFSRSK, from the coding sequence ATGTCGCTGGAACTCTACGCCGCCTATGTTCTCGCTTGCATCGTCATCATCCTGGTGCCGGGACCGACGGTCACGCTGATCATCGCCAACAGCATCCGCCATGGGACCCGCGCCGGACTCGCCAACGTCGCCGGCACGCAGGCTGGCCTTGCCATCATGATCGCCATTGTTGGCATCGGCCTCAACACGCTGATCGCGGGCATGGGCCACTGGTTCGAATGGGTCAGGCTGATCGGCGCCGCCTACCTGATCTGGATGGGCGTGCAGATGTTCCGCTCCAAGGGCACGCTGAATGCCGACGGAACAGCGCGGAAGCCGCGCGGCGGCTTCTTCCTGCAGGGCCTGCTGGTGGCGCTCAGCAATCCCAAGACACTGGTGTTCTTCGGCGCCTTCTTTCCGCAGTTCATCGCCCCGCAAGGCAACTACTCGCTGCAGATCGTCGTCATGGGCCTCACCGCCATGATCTTCGCCGCCATGTCGGACTCGACCTACGCACTCGCCGCTGGCCGCGCCGGGCGCCTGCTGTCGGCCAGTCGCATCAAGCTCATGTCCCGGATCAGCGGCAGCTTCCTGGTCGGCGGCGGCCTGTGGCTGGCGTTTTCGAGGTCGAAGTAA
- a CDS encoding LptA/OstA family protein, which yields MWLNSSTRLAAATSALLLLGLVPSLAQSGATSQVSGLKLAGDKPIQIESDKLEVRQAENVAIFTGNVTVVQGPTLMKAGKMMVYYIKDPNAAAKGTEAAGAAMTGSANIDHLEISDKVYIKSDQQVATGDQGSFDMKSQVLVLSGKKVVLSQNDNVLVGCKLTVQMKSGLAQVDPCAGQRVQMSITPPPKSGATNP from the coding sequence ATGTGGCTCAATAGTTCGACACGGCTTGCGGCCGCAACTTCGGCGCTGCTCCTGCTGGGCCTCGTGCCGTCGCTGGCACAGTCCGGTGCCACCAGTCAGGTGTCAGGCCTGAAACTGGCGGGCGACAAGCCGATCCAGATCGAAAGCGACAAGCTGGAAGTCCGGCAGGCCGAAAATGTCGCCATTTTCACGGGCAATGTCACCGTCGTCCAAGGGCCGACACTGATGAAGGCCGGCAAGATGATGGTCTATTACATCAAGGATCCCAATGCCGCTGCCAAGGGCACGGAAGCCGCCGGCGCGGCGATGACCGGCTCGGCCAACATCGATCATCTGGAGATCTCAGACAAGGTCTACATCAAGTCGGATCAGCAGGTCGCGACCGGCGATCAGGGCAGCTTCGACATGAAGAGCCAGGTGCTGGTGCTTTCGGGCAAAAAGGTCGTTCTGTCTCAGAACGACAACGTCCTGGTCGGCTGCAAGCTCACCGTGCAGATGAAAAGCGGGCTGGCCCAGGTTGATCCATGCGCTGGGCAACGTGTCCAGATGTCGATCACCCCGCCGCCGAAATCCGGAGCGACGAACCCCTGA
- a CDS encoding BQ00720 family protein codes for MTRTETITMTNGEFAHLGEGSVAYLRKVSSDELLGRFPNLGEIAPGLELWALFAANGQPILLSDARDRALAGAMENDLTTVAIH; via the coding sequence ATGACCAGAACTGAAACTATCACCATGACCAATGGCGAATTCGCCCATCTCGGCGAGGGCTCGGTCGCTTATCTGCGCAAGGTCTCGAGCGACGAATTGCTCGGCCGCTTCCCGAATCTCGGCGAGATCGCGCCCGGCCTGGAACTGTGGGCGCTGTTTGCCGCCAACGGCCAGCCGATCCTGCTTTCCGATGCGCGTGACCGCGCACTGGCCGGCGCCATGGAAAACGACCTGACCACCGTCGCCATTCACTAA
- a CDS encoding amidase gives MMRPRTKHAVPPAGDICRLSAVELADAIRHRTLSVREVVTAFLDRIEAVNPLVNAIVSLRDRGDILREADAADGRQANETGTLFGLPIAIKDLASTTGLRTSFGSPIFADFVPQEDDFFVERIRDAGAIIIGKTNVPEFGLGSNTYNNVFGPTLNAFDPALTAGGSSGGAAVALALDMVPVADGSDFGGSLRNPAGWNNVYGFRPSQGLVPAGPDFEVFHAQMGVEGPMGRNVADMALLLDVQAGYHPQAPLSYEKPGSFLEGLATPSTGGRVAWLGDLGGHLPLEPGILGLCEAALGRLAGQSFVIEPLLPDFDFEALWQAFVTLRQASSGCALQAHYDDPSKRGLLKPEALWEIENAMRLTAPQIRAASVIRTSWHRTLLSIFDRFDLIALPTAQVFPFDVTTHWPSEVAGRPMDSYHRWMQVSAFATLGGCPALNVPVGFDEKGRPMGMQLIGRPRGDLAVLRAAAAYEATLPWPAGA, from the coding sequence ATGATGCGTCCCCGGACCAAACATGCCGTGCCGCCGGCCGGCGACATCTGCCGCCTGTCCGCTGTCGAACTGGCCGACGCGATCCGCCACAGAACGCTTTCCGTACGTGAGGTGGTGACGGCCTTCCTCGACCGCATCGAAGCGGTCAACCCGTTGGTCAACGCCATCGTCTCGTTGCGCGATCGCGGCGACATCCTGCGCGAGGCCGACGCGGCCGATGGCAGGCAGGCGAACGAAACCGGAACGCTCTTCGGCTTGCCGATCGCCATCAAGGACCTTGCCTCGACCACTGGGCTCAGGACCTCCTTCGGCTCGCCGATCTTCGCCGATTTCGTGCCGCAGGAAGACGATTTCTTCGTCGAGCGCATCCGCGATGCCGGCGCCATCATCATCGGCAAGACCAATGTCCCCGAATTCGGACTCGGCTCCAACACCTACAACAACGTTTTCGGGCCGACGCTGAACGCTTTCGATCCGGCGCTCACCGCCGGCGGGTCGAGTGGCGGCGCGGCGGTGGCGCTGGCGCTCGACATGGTGCCCGTCGCCGACGGCAGCGATTTCGGCGGTTCGCTGCGCAACCCGGCCGGCTGGAACAATGTCTACGGCTTCCGCCCGTCGCAGGGGCTCGTGCCCGCCGGGCCGGATTTCGAGGTCTTCCATGCGCAGATGGGCGTCGAGGGGCCGATGGGCCGCAATGTCGCCGACATGGCTCTGCTGCTCGACGTGCAGGCGGGTTATCATCCGCAGGCACCACTGTCCTATGAGAAACCGGGCTCGTTCCTCGAAGGGCTCGCAACGCCCTCGACTGGCGGCCGCGTCGCCTGGCTCGGCGACCTCGGCGGCCACTTGCCGCTCGAACCCGGCATCCTCGGCCTGTGCGAGGCAGCGCTCGGCCGGCTCGCGGGCCAGTCCTTCGTGATTGAACCCTTGCTGCCCGATTTTGACTTCGAGGCGCTGTGGCAGGCCTTCGTGACGCTGCGCCAGGCCAGCAGCGGCTGCGCCCTCCAGGCCCACTACGACGACCCCTCCAAGCGCGGCCTGCTGAAGCCGGAAGCCCTATGGGAAATCGAGAACGCAATGCGGCTGACGGCGCCGCAGATCCGCGCGGCCTCGGTCATCCGCACCTCTTGGCATCGCACGCTGCTGTCGATCTTCGACCGCTTCGATCTCATCGCGCTGCCGACCGCGCAGGTCTTTCCCTTCGATGTCACCACGCACTGGCCAAGCGAGGTCGCGGGACGGCCGATGGACAGCTATCACCGCTGGATGCAGGTTTCCGCCTTCGCCACGCTGGGCGGCTGCCCAGCGCTCAACGTGCCGGTCGGCTTCGACGAAAAGGGCCGGCCAATGGGCATGCAGCTGATCGGCCGGCCGCGCGGCGACCTCGCCGTGCTGAGGGCGGCCGCCGCCTATGAGGCGACGCTGCCTTGGCCAGCCGGCGCCTGA
- the sppA gene encoding signal peptide peptidase SppA: MALRADDLIDRRRLRRKLTFWRVVAIGIVALGVIALSAWLYGDDLGGSAVDHIAKVRIEGTITEDEELIKRLENIRESSKVKGVILAIDSPGGTTVGGESIYEEVRKLAADKPVVAEVGTLAASAGYMIASAADHIVARKTSIVGSIGVLIQYPDVSGLMDKLGVKLEEVKSSPLKASPSPFKPTNDDERAMVRKLILDSYDWFVGIVAERRKMTHEQALALADGSIFTGRQGVSNGLIDAVGGETEAINWLATKGVDAKLKVVEWKDTERRGSFLWSKAMVKTIGSALGLPDYSGDVIHELGADRLFLDGLVSVWHP, translated from the coding sequence ATGGCATTGAGAGCCGACGACCTGATCGACCGCCGCCGCTTGCGGCGCAAGCTGACATTCTGGCGTGTTGTGGCCATCGGCATCGTGGCACTTGGGGTGATTGCGCTGTCGGCCTGGCTCTACGGCGACGATCTCGGCGGCTCGGCCGTCGACCATATCGCCAAGGTCAGGATCGAAGGCACCATCACCGAGGACGAGGAACTGATCAAGCGGCTGGAGAACATCCGCGAGTCGTCGAAAGTGAAAGGCGTGATCCTTGCGATTGATTCACCCGGCGGCACCACCGTCGGTGGTGAATCGATCTACGAGGAAGTGCGCAAGCTGGCCGCCGACAAGCCGGTGGTGGCGGAAGTCGGCACGCTCGCCGCATCGGCGGGCTATATGATTGCCAGTGCGGCCGACCACATCGTAGCCCGCAAGACCTCGATCGTCGGCTCGATCGGCGTGCTGATCCAGTACCCTGACGTCAGCGGCCTGATGGACAAGCTCGGCGTCAAGCTGGAGGAAGTGAAATCCTCGCCGCTCAAGGCTTCCCCCTCTCCCTTCAAGCCGACCAATGACGACGAGCGCGCCATGGTCCGCAAGCTTATCCTCGACAGCTACGACTGGTTTGTCGGCATCGTCGCCGAGCGCCGCAAGATGACGCACGAACAGGCGCTGGCGCTCGCCGACGGATCGATCTTCACCGGCCGCCAGGGTGTTTCCAACGGATTGATCGACGCCGTCGGTGGGGAGACCGAGGCGATCAACTGGCTGGCGACCAAGGGTGTCGACGCCAAGCTTAAGGTGGTCGAGTGGAAGGACACGGAACGGCGCGGCAGTTTCCTGTGGTCAAAAGCCATGGTGAAAACGATCGGCAGCGCCCTCGGCCTGCCGGATTACAGCGGTGATGTCATCCACGAACTTGGTGCCGACCGCTTGTTTCTTGACGGCCTCGTTTCCGTCTGGCACCCTTGA
- a CDS encoding nucleoside hydrolase has translation MPQSRKIIIDTDPGQDDAVAILLALGSSELEIVGITAVAGNVPLKLTEKNARKICELAGRPDIKVYAGAIRPLARQLVTAEEVHGKTGLNGPQLPEPKMKLQEQYAVDFIVETLMKEESGTITLCPLGPLTNIALALIREPRIAPRIKEIVLMGGGFFEGGNVTPAAEFNIYVDPQAADLVFKSGIPIVMMPLDVTHKALTTAKRTQAFRKLGTKVGTATAEMLEFFERYDEGKYGTDGGPLHDPCVIAYLLKPDLFKGRNCSVSVETTSELTMGMTVIDWWGVTKREKNAMVMRDIDHDGFFALLVERLGRLN, from the coding sequence ATGCCGCAATCACGAAAGATCATCATCGACACGGACCCCGGCCAGGATGATGCCGTCGCCATTCTGCTGGCACTTGGCAGCAGCGAATTGGAGATCGTCGGCATCACTGCCGTTGCCGGCAACGTGCCGCTGAAGCTCACCGAGAAGAATGCCCGCAAGATATGCGAGCTGGCCGGCCGGCCCGATATCAAGGTCTATGCCGGGGCCATCCGCCCCCTGGCGCGCCAGCTGGTCACCGCCGAGGAAGTGCATGGCAAGACAGGCCTCAACGGGCCACAATTGCCCGAACCCAAGATGAAGCTGCAGGAGCAGTATGCCGTCGACTTCATCGTCGAGACGCTGATGAAGGAAGAGAGCGGCACTATCACGCTCTGCCCGCTCGGGCCGCTGACCAACATCGCGCTGGCGCTGATCCGCGAACCGCGCATCGCTCCGCGCATCAAGGAAATCGTGCTGATGGGCGGCGGCTTCTTTGAGGGCGGCAACGTCACTCCGGCGGCCGAATTCAACATCTATGTCGATCCACAGGCCGCCGATCTGGTGTTCAAGTCTGGCATCCCGATCGTGATGATGCCGCTCGACGTCACGCACAAGGCGCTGACCACCGCCAAGCGCACGCAGGCCTTTCGCAAGCTCGGCACCAAGGTCGGCACGGCTACCGCCGAGATGCTGGAATTCTTCGAACGCTACGATGAGGGCAAGTACGGCACCGATGGCGGCCCGCTGCACGATCCCTGTGTCATCGCCTATCTGTTGAAGCCGGACCTGTTCAAGGGCCGCAACTGCAGTGTCAGCGTGGAAACTACCTCGGAACTGACCATGGGCATGACCGTGATCGACTGGTGGGGTGTGACCAAGCGGGAAAAGAACGCCATGGTGATGCGCGACATCGACCATGATGGCTTCTTCGCCCTGTTGGTGGAGAGGCTGGGGCGGCTCAACTGA
- the hpf gene encoding ribosome hibernation-promoting factor, HPF/YfiA family, protein MNLRISGKHMDIGDAFRTRINDRVGEAIGKYFDRGFAGHVTVIKSGSRYSADCMIRLDSGASLQATGDAQDPTLAFEAAADRLETRLRRYKRRLKSHNSGNGNGELTDIAYTVMAPLADDDEEIPEDFAPAIVAESTMTLKTMSVASAVIELDTKDSPVFVFRNAGTDHLNIVYRRPDGNIGWIDPSTTKVAQG, encoded by the coding sequence ATGAATCTGCGCATATCGGGAAAACACATGGATATCGGCGATGCGTTCCGCACGCGCATCAACGATCGTGTCGGCGAGGCGATCGGCAAATATTTCGATCGCGGCTTCGCGGGACACGTCACCGTCATCAAATCGGGCTCGCGCTATTCGGCGGATTGCATGATCCGGCTGGATTCCGGCGCCTCGCTGCAGGCCACCGGCGACGCCCAGGATCCGACGCTCGCCTTCGAGGCCGCGGCCGACCGGCTGGAGACCCGGCTTCGGCGCTACAAGCGCCGTCTCAAATCGCACAATTCAGGCAATGGCAATGGCGAGTTGACCGACATCGCCTATACGGTGATGGCGCCGCTTGCCGATGACGATGAGGAAATTCCGGAGGATTTCGCGCCGGCCATCGTCGCCGAATCGACCATGACGCTGAAGACCATGTCGGTGGCCTCGGCGGTCATCGAGCTCGATACCAAGGACAGTCCGGTGTTCGTTTTCCGCAACGCCGGAACCGACCATCTCAATATCGTCTATCGCCGGCCCGACGGAAACATTGGCTGGATCGACCCGTCCACGACCAAGGTCGCGCAGGGATAA
- the rpoN gene encoding RNA polymerase factor sigma-54 has product MALAAKLQLRQSQSLVMTPQLMQSIRLLQFTHVELEHFIDEEIERNPLLERAEPQDDAASDQAQKIDAEPQAAADDDWFEKEAGWSAEAISEKLDTSLENLFPDDPGTSERLGPDLTAQWKSASGSSGGSSSEGLDAGDMAASAITLRDHVGEQVALAFADPAARLIAGELADGLDETGYVRVDLAEIATRLGTDAASVAKVLAVCQSFEPAGLFARDLAECLSLQLAVRDRLDPAMKALVANLELLARRDFQTLKRICGVDEEDLLDMLAEIRALDPRPGMAFSGGASDAIVADVEVRAANDGSWTVELNAETLPRVLVDHIYFAQVSPHAKNQAEKDFLAECLQNANWLTRSLDQRAKTILKVASEIVRQQDAFLVHGVRQLKPLNLRTVADAIGMHESTVSRVTANKYMLTPRGVFELRYFFTASIAASGGGDAHSSEAVRDRIKQLIDEEKPVDVLSDDAIVDMLRESGVDIARRTVAKYREGMNIPSSVQRRREKRALASAGR; this is encoded by the coding sequence ATGGCGTTGGCGGCGAAACTACAGCTCCGACAGTCGCAGTCGCTGGTGATGACGCCGCAGCTGATGCAGTCGATTCGCCTGCTGCAGTTCACCCATGTCGAGCTCGAGCACTTCATCGACGAGGAAATCGAGCGCAACCCGCTTCTGGAGCGCGCCGAGCCGCAGGACGACGCCGCGAGCGACCAGGCGCAGAAGATCGACGCGGAGCCGCAAGCGGCCGCCGATGATGACTGGTTCGAGAAGGAGGCCGGATGGAGCGCCGAGGCGATTTCGGAAAAACTCGACACGTCGCTGGAAAACCTGTTTCCCGACGATCCCGGCACCAGTGAGCGGCTCGGGCCTGACCTGACCGCGCAATGGAAGTCGGCTTCGGGCAGTAGCGGCGGTTCGTCGTCCGAGGGGCTCGACGCCGGGGACATGGCGGCGAGCGCCATCACCTTGCGTGACCATGTTGGCGAGCAGGTGGCACTCGCCTTTGCCGATCCCGCGGCCCGGCTGATCGCGGGCGAACTCGCCGATGGCCTGGACGAGACCGGCTATGTCAGGGTCGATCTCGCGGAGATCGCCACGCGTCTGGGCACTGACGCTGCGAGCGTGGCCAAGGTGCTGGCGGTGTGCCAGTCTTTCGAACCAGCCGGCCTGTTCGCCCGTGACCTTGCCGAATGCCTCTCGCTGCAGCTTGCGGTGCGCGACCGCCTCGACCCGGCGATGAAGGCCCTGGTCGCCAATCTGGAGCTCCTGGCGCGGCGCGATTTCCAGACACTGAAGCGGATCTGCGGGGTCGACGAGGAGGATTTGCTCGACATGCTGGCCGAGATCCGGGCCCTCGATCCGCGCCCGGGCATGGCGTTTTCGGGCGGTGCGAGCGATGCCATCGTCGCCGATGTCGAGGTGCGCGCGGCCAATGACGGCAGCTGGACCGTCGAACTCAACGCCGAAACGCTGCCGCGCGTGCTGGTCGACCATATCTATTTCGCCCAGGTGTCGCCGCATGCGAAGAACCAGGCGGAAAAGGATTTCCTGGCGGAGTGCCTGCAAAACGCCAACTGGCTGACGCGCAGCCTGGACCAACGGGCAAAGACGATCCTCAAAGTGGCGTCGGAAATCGTGCGCCAGCAGGATGCCTTCCTGGTTCACGGCGTGCGCCAGCTGAAGCCGCTCAATTTGCGCACGGTGGCCGACGCCATCGGCATGCACGAATCGACCGTCAGCCGCGTCACCGCTAACAAATACATGCTGACCCCGCGCGGCGTTTTCGAGCTGCGCTATTTCTTCACCGCCTCGATCGCCGCGTCGGGCGGCGGCGACGCGCATTCCTCGGAAGCGGTGCGGGACCGCATCAAGCAACTGATCGACGAGGAGAAACCCGTCGACGTTCTGTCCGACGATGCGATCGTCGATATGCTCAGGGAAAGCGGCGTCGATATCGCCCGGCGTACGGTCGCAAAGTACCGGGAAGGCATGAATATTCCGTCTTCCGTGCAGCGCCGGCGCGAAAAGCGGGCGCTCGCCAGTGCCGGCCGCTAA
- the lptC gene encoding LPS export ABC transporter periplasmic protein LptC yields MLARSNESTSPEMELAPPADGWTRGEAFDRAQRHSRRVRVLKFAVPLAAALIAVAFPVYSYLAAPVSVAVQADGTAFSNGKLVMANPKLNGFTKQKQPYSMTALRAIQDVSTQGIIELEGIDAKVPVGPDNVAAVKASRGTYDRDGNTMKLNSDVVITTTDGMQAKFKSVFLDMGKGTMKTDDPVDVSRGGSQITANSLTVQDNGKVLVFENRVRVNIDPAALKAAEAKGEEANVAQ; encoded by the coding sequence ATGTTAGCGCGATCGAATGAATCGACCAGCCCCGAGATGGAGTTGGCTCCCCCGGCGGATGGCTGGACGCGGGGCGAGGCGTTCGACCGCGCCCAGCGTCATTCGCGCCGCGTGCGCGTGCTCAAATTCGCCGTGCCCCTGGCCGCGGCGCTGATCGCCGTCGCCTTCCCGGTCTATTCCTATCTGGCCGCACCCGTCTCCGTCGCGGTGCAGGCGGACGGCACCGCTTTTTCCAACGGCAAGCTGGTGATGGCCAATCCCAAGCTCAACGGGTTCACCAAGCAGAAGCAGCCCTATTCCATGACGGCCCTGCGGGCAATACAGGACGTCAGCACACAAGGCATCATCGAGCTCGAAGGCATAGACGCCAAAGTACCGGTCGGGCCCGACAATGTGGCGGCGGTCAAAGCGTCGCGCGGTACCTACGATCGCGACGGCAACACGATGAAGTTGAACAGCGACGTCGTGATCACCACGACCGACGGCATGCAAGCCAAGTTCAAATCGGTCTTCCTCGACATGGGCAAAGGCACTATGAAGACGGATGATCCCGTCGATGTCAGCCGTGGCGGGTCACAGATCACAGCGAATTCCCTGACGGTCCAGGACAATGGCAAGGTCCTGGTGTTCGAGAACAGGGTGCGCGTCAACATCGATCCCGCCGCTCTGAAGGCGGCTGAGGCAAAGGGCGAAGAAGCGAATGTGGCTCAATAG